GCAAGCCGACCAACGCCGAGAAAGTACAACCTTCAAAATCATCCAACCCGCAAGCAGCCGAGAAGAAGGCGGTGCTGTCCGCCTATCAGCACATGCAGAGTGAACGCCTGAAGGCGTATGGGAAGGCCTCCGAGGAGGGAACCGAGCTCCAGAAGTACGCCACCTTGGACGCCTTGGGGCAGTTCCGGCTGGCGATGCTCGACATGAAGAAGGCGGGCACGGTCGTGAAGGGGACGCTGGGGCACCTGGGCACGACCGCGACGATCCAGACCGGTGCCAAGCCACCCTCGGCCAGCGTCAGTGACTGCGTGGACCTGTCGCAGTGGAAGACGTGGGACACCAAGGCCGACAAAGAGATCCCGATGCCGTCGGCACAGCCGCAGCGCTACCGGGCGACAGCGAAGCTGGAGAAGTGGAAGGACGGGTGGATCGTCACCTCCTACCTCCCGCACGGGAACCAGGAATGCTGAGGCGAGCGGCGGCGGCCACAATAGGCGTGCTGGTGGTCTCCTCGAGTGCGGCGCACGCCGACGGCGGTCCGGCGGTGGGCAACGATCCCGGTTGCCGCGGGGCAGCGCCGGACGTGACTGTGTGTGCGAGTGACCCTGTCCGCGCTCCGGGCAAGTCGGACTCCCAGAGCGCGGCTGCCAAGGGCGGCGGGAAGGGGTCCGCTGCCCCAAAGTGCATCTACACCAAGATGGTTCCACAGCCGCCTGCCGAGAACCTCGCAATGCAGGATGGCAAGAAGCGCGGGGGTAAGGGTGCCGCGTACCAGGTCATGTGCCCGGGTACTGGTCGGATCGGCGTGGTGTGGATCCCGGACGGAAACGCCCCGGGTGCGCCGGCAATCGATCCGGAGGTGGTGGCCCGTCAGGCGGTCGACTCGATGAAGCTCGTCGGTCCGGATATCGACATCAACCCGAAGCCGGGAGGCAAGGGCTTGGTGGGGATGCCCGTGTGGATGGCAGTGGGCCAGTCGCCGAACACGTACGGCCCCAACTCAGCGACGGCGACGGCCGGCGGGGTAACAGTGACCGCGACGGCGAAGGTGAAGTCAATCGTCTGGAACATGGGCGACGGGACGTCGGTGACCTGTAACGGTCCGGGAACGGGGTACCGGAAGTCGTTCGGGATGAAGCAGTCGCCGGACTGCGGCCACGTCTACAAGCAGACCTCCGACTCAGCGGGCGGGAAGTTCAAGGTGTCCGCGACCGCGACCTGGGCGGTCGACTGGCAGGTGGCCGGCGGCGGTGGGGAGACCGGTCACCTGACCGAGGTCCGCAATTCGCAGGTGGGGCTGACGATCACTGAGTCTCAGGCCGTCAACTAACCATTCTTGAAGGGGATTTCGTACGCCATGGACACCACGACGCCTGCGCCGCCGCCGATCGCTCCGCCACGTCAGGCTGACCTGCCGATCTCCGCGGGCGCCAAGAAGTCGTCCAGGGCCCCGCGCAAGCTGATCCAGGCCTTGGTCTGGACGCTGGCCGCTCTGGTCGGTGCCCTGGTGGCGATCTCTCAGGTGAACCGCGCCGGTGACCGGGTCGAGGTCCTGGCCGTGGCGCACGATGTGCAGGCCGGGCAGGTCGTGAAGGCCTCGGACGTGACGACCGCGTCGGTTGCTGAGGATCCCGCGCTCTCTCCGGTGCCGGCCGCCGACCGGAGCCGGATCGTTGGACAGCGGGCCGCGGTCGACCTGCGCCAGGGCTCCCTGCTGACCGCCTCCTCCGTGCAGTCCGGCGGCGGCCTCGGCGATGACCTGCAGGTGGTCGGCGTCGAGGTGAAGAAGGGCACCGCGCCGAGGGACGAACTGCGCCCCGGCGACAAGGTGCTGGCCGTGGTGCTGCCCGAGCAGGGCGCCCAGTCCACGACCGGCACGGGAGCCGCGAAGAACGGCGCGGAGCCAGAGCCGGAGAGCATCGAAGCGACGGTGAAGTCGGTGGGCCGTACGGACGCGACCGGATCGCTGGTGGTGAATCTCGCGGTGCCGACCACGGAAGGGCCGCAGCTGGCGGAGAAGGCCGCGGCCAAGCGGATCGCCCTGGTGCGGCAGCCGCGCGACGGAAAGCAGTGACGGCATGGCTCTGATCGCATTGGTGTCGGCGGCCTCCGACGGTGTGAGTACGTCGGCGACCGCGCTGGCGCTCTCCAGCCGCCAGTCGGTGCTGCTGGCCGAGTTCGACATGGCGGGCAGCAAGCTACGGCACCGGCTGCTGCGCGGCATCCACCTGGGCGGACAGGCCCTGGACGGCAATATCGGCCTGCACAAGCTGGCCGAGGCGTACTGGAGCAGCGCGGCGGCCGGGGTGCAGGATCTGGCGCCGCAGGTGGATCAGCATCTGTGGCCGCTGGACGACACCGGGATGCGGCTCGTGCTGCCGGGCCTGACTGATCCGCGGCAGGCTTCCTCGCTGCAGGAGTTGTGGCCGAGCCTGATCGACGTGCTGCAGATGACCGACCACGAGCACCACTGGGACGTGATCGTGGACGGCGGGCGGCTGGCCTGGGAGAACGGGCGGCTGCACCGGCTGCTGACCCCGTCCCCGGTCCTGCACCAGGCCGACATCGTCCTGCTGGTCGTGAAGCTCGCCGATCCCGCGTCGGTGTTCCTGGCCTCGACGGCGATCGAGGCGCTGCAGGACGAGCTCGGCCAGCACGGCACCGGCGCACGGGCGTTGGGCCTGCTCACACTGTCGTCCGGCTCGCGGCGGGAGTTCGCGCCGCACGAGGTGGAGGCCAAGTTCGAGGCCCCGATCCTCGGCTCGCTGGCCTGGGATGAGCGCGCGGCCGCGTATCTGTCGGCCGGCGGCGCGCCGCCGCGGAATCTGGCCCGCTCAGCGCTGCTGCGCAGCGCGCGCGATGTGCTGGGTCCGCTGCGCGCGTATGCCCAGCAGCGTCGGCTGCACATGGAGATGCGGGCCCAGCAGGGCGTGAGCCCAGCGGTGCTGCACCAGGTACGGCAGCTGGGGATGCGGCGTCGTAGGGAGGCATCGTGACGAACACTCCGACGGGCCCGGACAAGGACGCGGCCCGGACACAGCTGGGTCGTCTGCTCTCCCAGCGCAGCACCCACCCCCCGGAGCACGTCGCGCCTGCAACACCGGATCCCAGGACGGCACAAGCCCACCCGGCCCCCACCGCGCGCCCGGTCGCGCCGGCGCCTGCCCCCATGGTGCCCGTCGCGCCGGTGACCACCAGCTCCTCGGCGGGCGCCGGGGCGATGGGCGTGACCGACTTCGCGCGGACCGCATCGCTGCCCGGCACGCTGCCGGTGCAGCCGGAGGAGATCCAGAAACTGCGGGTGCGGGTCGCCGAGGATCTACGAGCCGTACGGGAGCGGCAGCAGGCCCAGACGCTGGAGGCGGAGGAGGAGCGGGAGCTGGCGGAGCTGTTCGCCCGCCGCCAGATCGCCGCCTGGCATGCCGAGTTCACGCAGAAGAATCCGCCGCTCAGCCAGGAACAACGCAGCATCCTGCACGAGGAGGTCCTCAACCTGACCTTCCGCGCCGGTGCGCTCCAGCGTCTCTTGGACCAGCCCGGTGTGCAGAACATCGACATCGACGGCGACGTCATGTATGTCGACGTCGCCGGCCAGCAGCGCCAGAAGATGGCCTCTCCGTTCGCCAGCCGTGAGCAGACGATCGCCTGGATCAACACCATGGCCGCCCAGTCCGGGCACGGCGAGCGGCAGCTGTCGTATGCGTCGCCCTACGTCGAGTTCCGGCTGCCGGACGATTCACGTGTGGCAGCGAATGTCCTGACCCGGAATGTGTCGGTGTCGATCCGCAAGCATGGCGGCCGCGCGTGGACGCTGGGCAACCTGCTGCAGGAGAAGACGGTCGACCAGCTGCTCGCCTCGTTCCTGTCGGCGGCGGTGCGGGCCCACATGAACATCGTCATCTGCGGCGGGATGACCGCGGGGAAGACCACGCTGATGCGCGCGATGGGCCGTGAGATCCCGGCCTCGGAGCGGCTGATCACGCTGGAGTCCTCGCTGGAACTGTTCCTCGATGACGCCGAAACGCCCTGCCACACCTTGGCGTTCGAGACGCGACAGTCCAACGGCGAGGACGGCGCCGGCGCCATCACCCTCTCCGACCTGATCGAGATCGCACTGCGCTACAACGC
The DNA window shown above is from Streptomyces sp. NBC_01445 and carries:
- a CDS encoding ATP/GTP-binding protein — translated: MLVVSSSAAHADGGPAVGNDPGCRGAAPDVTVCASDPVRAPGKSDSQSAAAKGGGKGSAAPKCIYTKMVPQPPAENLAMQDGKKRGGKGAAYQVMCPGTGRIGVVWIPDGNAPGAPAIDPEVVARQAVDSMKLVGPDIDINPKPGGKGLVGMPVWMAVGQSPNTYGPNSATATAGGVTVTATAKVKSIVWNMGDGTSVTCNGPGTGYRKSFGMKQSPDCGHVYKQTSDSAGGKFKVSATATWAVDWQVAGGGGETGHLTEVRNSQVGLTITESQAVN
- a CDS encoding SAF domain-containing protein — its product is MDTTTPAPPPIAPPRQADLPISAGAKKSSRAPRKLIQALVWTLAALVGALVAISQVNRAGDRVEVLAVAHDVQAGQVVKASDVTTASVAEDPALSPVPAADRSRIVGQRAAVDLRQGSLLTASSVQSGGGLGDDLQVVGVEVKKGTAPRDELRPGDKVLAVVLPEQGAQSTTGTGAAKNGAEPEPESIEATVKSVGRTDATGSLVVNLAVPTTEGPQLAEKAAAKRIALVRQPRDGKQ
- a CDS encoding CpaF family protein, which encodes MTNTPTGPDKDAARTQLGRLLSQRSTHPPEHVAPATPDPRTAQAHPAPTARPVAPAPAPMVPVAPVTTSSSAGAGAMGVTDFARTASLPGTLPVQPEEIQKLRVRVAEDLRAVRERQQAQTLEAEEERELAELFARRQIAAWHAEFTQKNPPLSQEQRSILHEEVLNLTFRAGALQRLLDQPGVQNIDIDGDVMYVDVAGQQRQKMASPFASREQTIAWINTMAAQSGHGERQLSYASPYVEFRLPDDSRVAANVLTRNVSVSIRKHGGRAWTLGNLLQEKTVDQLLASFLSAAVRAHMNIVICGGMTAGKTTLMRAMGREIPASERLITLESSLELFLDDAETPCHTLAFETRQSNGEDGAGAITLSDLIEIALRYNADRIMVGEVRGKESMAMLEAMSASQPGSMCTLHADYPKDVITRLVLRLSMADLSAETSYRLIEGAVHLMVFVKKGAKPGEKIVSHVWEVDGLNEDGTPSMTQLFAPRPGDGRAVPTAFQMSPERAEQIAEAGFNPLLLAQYPHGTWDPVEQSGEAERRAS